The sequence AGACTAGAAAAAATTGCCGTAGCTATAAAATTGGGTAGGCGATCGCAATCTATCATCAAGCAGAACATATTCATCGCCTTAAGTTTTATCATGTTATTGCTGGTGGGCAACTTTTTCGGCAACGTTAACCTCCCCCTCGGTGTCATTGGTCATGAAGGCTCAACAGTTTTAGTTACTCTCAGTGGTTTGAGATTGTTAAAATAGGGAGATGGGAAGATGGGGTGATGGGAAGATAGGAAGATGGGGTGATGGGGAGGTGGGAAGCTTTGGGTTCTGAAGTTCAAGTTTCAGGCTCAAAGGCTCAAACTTCAGCCTCAAAGCCTCAAACTCCAGGCTCAAAGGCTCAAACTTCAGCCTCAAAGGCTCAAACTCCAGCCTCAAAGGCTCAAACTCCAGCCTCAAAGGCTCAAACTTCAGCCTCAAAGCCTCAAACTTCAGCCTCAAAGCCTCAAACTTCAGCCTCAAAGCCTCAAACTTCAGCCTCAAAGCCTCAAACTTTAATCCCCACCTCCCACACCTCCCACACCTCCCACACCCCCCACACCTCCCACACCTCCCACACCTCCCACACCCCCCACACTCCCCGTGCTCAATTCGCTTGCCAGATGTATTTGCCGAGAACTATACTCAGATCCATCAGGTTATTAGAATGTTAAATGCATTGTGACCACACTAGCTGGACGCTATGAAATAATCGGGCAATTAGGCGGAAGAGGCTTTGCAATTACATTCCTCGCCAAAGATCATCTGCAATCAAATAAACCTGTGTGTGTAGTCAAACAACTGCATCCACATCAACTCCATCCGCGAATTGTGGATTTGTTTGCTAGGGAAGTCACTATCCTAGAACATCTCGGTCAACATTCCCAAATTCCGCAGTTATGGGCACACTTCAGCGAAAATCAATACCTCTACATCGTCCAGGAGTTTATCCCAGGACATGACTTAAGTCAAGAAATCTTGCCGACCAAGCAATCAAGTGAGGAATTTGTCGTCGAATTATTGCGGGACGTTTTAGAAGTTCTGTGCTTTGTACATAGTCAGGGAGTAATTCACGGCGATATCAAGCCCCGCAATCTCATGCGCCGCTATAAAGATGGTAAGATTTGCCTGATTGACTTTGCCACAGTCAGGGAAATTGCTTCGCTGATGGTAGATGCTCGTGGTGAATTTATTTCTAGTGCGGTGATGGGTACACCAGGTTACACGCCCAATGAGCAAAAGCAGGGTAAACATTGTTTGAGTAGCGATATTTATGCTTTGGGGATAACTGCAATTCAAGCTTTGACCGGGATTAAACCTGTGAAATTCACCAAGGATTATGGTGGTGAAATCATTTGGAGAAATCAAGTAGACATCAGCCCGTATCTTGTAGATGCGATCGCTAAAATGGTACGCTCTCACCCCAGTCTGCGCTACCCTGATGCTATGGCGGCTCTACAAGATTTAAATTCCCAATCATCGCCAAAAACACAGTTGTCACGGCGCACAGCTTTGAAAGCAGCGAGTTTTGTTGGTGCTGGTTTGGCTGCGAGTGTTTTGGTACAGAAAATCTTCCAATTACCAACCACACAAAGCACCGCTCCGCTGTTCTTCGCTCCCAAGTTTGAGAAAAAACCTCCGCAAATCAACGCTACAGATGTTTCTCAACAGCAATCATTTTTAAAAACCTTTGCATTTGAGACAGTAACGGTGGATCAATGGGGAAGAATCATCGCCCAAGAATCTCATCAAAGAAGATTCTTTGCGGAAGATTTGGGTAAAGATTTGATTTTGGAGATGGTAGAAATACCGGGTGGTGAATTTGTTATGGGTTCATCTCCCCAAGAAAGCGATCGCCGGCGAGATGAGGGGCCACAACACACCGTGACCATACAACCCTTCTACATGAGCAAGTTTTTAATTACCCAAAAGCATTATCAGGCGCTGATGAATAGCAATCCTTCGGGATTTATTGGCGCACTCAAGCCAGTAGAAAGGGTGAGTTGGAATGATGCGCGAGCTTTTTGCGCTCAACTATCCCGACAAACAGGTAAAAGCTATCAACTACCCACCGAAGCACAGTGGGAGTACGCTTGTCGCGCCGGTACAACCACTCCATTCTATTTTGGAGCAACAATCACTAGCGCTTTAGGGAATTATGACGCCAATTTTACCTATGGTTTAGCTCATAAGGGTAATTACCATCAAGAAACCACAGACGTAGGTAGCTTTCCCCCCAACGCTTTTGGATTATATGACATGCACGGGTTAGTTTGGGAATGGTGTCAAGATGCATACTTCCCCAATTACAATCAAGCTTCTGGCGATGGTTCAGCAAGAAAAAGCGATCGCTCTCGTTATCATCTACTGCGCGGTGGTTCTTGGGGCGACCAACCAGGGGCTTGTCGTTCAGCCAGTCGCATCAGATACCCACAGAATTTTAAATCATTATTGCATGGTTTTCGAGTTGTGCTCACTTCTCCTGTAAGTTCTTAGCGAGATGTGGGAGGTGGGGAGGCTTTGAGTTTTGATATCTAAGTTTCTGGTTTAAAGGCGCAAACTTTATCACCCCATCACCCCATCCCCCCATCCCCCTACAATTTCCTGCAGCTAATTCAACACCCTTTGCAAGGTCAGCAATAATTCATTAATGGTGTAAGGCTTGGATAAAAGAGTAGTAACGCCATTAGCAGCGATCGCCTCTAGCTTATCATTAGACATCAAGCCGCTGCTGGCGATGATTTTCACCTGGGGATTGATTTTTTTCAAGGTGCGAATCGCAGTTAAACCGTCGAGTAATGGTAACATCATATCCATCAACACGGCGCTAATTTGCTCGGTGTTTTTGGCGTAAATAGCGATCGCTTCTACGCCATCGTTAGCAATTATGGTTTTGTAATTATAGGTTTCTAAGGAAGTTTTTGTGATATCCTGAACTGCAGGTTCATCATCCACAACTAGAATTAACTCACCATGTCCGTTGCAGGCTGTTAAATCTTCCAAAGCAAACGTTTCCGCACCCTCGACTGCTGGTAAGAACACTTTGAAGTGCGTCCCCACTCCCACTTCACTATGGACATTCACAAAACCACCGTGACTTTTGATAATGCCAATAACAGTAGAAAGTCCTAAACCTGTCCCCTGTCCAACTTCTTTGGTGGTGAAAAATGGCTCAAAAATCCGCTCTAATACTTCTTCGGGAATTCCCACACCATTGTCAGCAACATCAATCACAATATAAGGGCCCACGTTGGCTTCTAAGTTCATCCGCGCATAGTTTTCGTCAATAAACAGGTTTTTTGCAGATATCCGCAATGCGCCGCCATAAGGCATAGCATCACGGGCGTTGACGCAGAGATTCATTAATACTTGATGCAGTTGGGTGCTATCTCCAGCTACCATCCACAAGTTTTGCTGCAAATCTGTAGAAACTTGGATGGATTTAGGAAATGTTTCTTTGAGAATTTTACCAATTTCTACAATCAGGTGTTTCACTTGTAAATTGATGCGTCTTCCTTCCACACCCCGCGCAAACGACAGCACCTGCTTGACTAAATCAGCACCGCGTTTGGCGTTAATTTCTAAAATTTCCAATAGATGCATGGTGCGTTCGTCTGCATCAGGAAATTTCAGCGGTAGTAGTTGCGCTCCTGCTAAAATCGGGGTCAAGATGTTATTCAAATCATGGGCAATCCCGCTAGCTAGAGTACCGATGCTTTCTAGGCGTTGAGCACGGAATAATTGTGCTTCTAAGCTTTTCTTCTCGGTAATATCGGTGTCAACCGTGAGAATTGATTTGGGTTGTCCCTGTTCATCCCTCACCAAACTCCAGCGACTAGATACCAAAATCTCCGCACCACCTTTAGTCACTTTCGCTAGTTCACCTTGCCATTTACCTTTGTTGAGCACCGTAAAGAAAGCTGCTTCAATTTCCGGCGGAGCTTGCTCCTTAAATAATAGCTCACTGGCATTTTTCCCCATCGCCTCTAAAGTTTGCCAACCGTAGAGGTTTTGTGCGGCTTTATTCCAGAACAAAATGTGGTTATTTAAATCTCGCACCAAAATCGCATCGGTGGTAAAGTCTAACAATGCGGCTTGTTCTAGAATTTTCGCTTCTGCGAGCTTGCGTAAGTTTAGCTCATGGTAGACATCGCTAATATCAATGCAAGCACAAGTGATGCCAACCACTGCTTGGGATTCATTCCGCAATGGCTCTACTGTTAAATCATAATAGCGGAGTCCCTGTATCGTGGTAATGGAGACTTCATCTCGTGTACCCACACCACTATTCAAGACACCCAATTTAATCACCGTCAAGCGTTGAGCATCTTCCACCGGGAGTAATTCCCAATCTGTTTTACCTAACATTTCTTCGGCTTTCAATCCAAAGCCGGGGTTATATATCCAGGTGTAGCGTAATTCTGCATCTTGGTTAAACACAAAGATGGGCGAGCTTTTTAAGGCGACGCGGAACCTTTCTTCGCTTTGGCGCAGCGCCATTTCTCCCCGTTGGCGCTCAATCGCATAACGCATGGAACGGACTAACAAATCCCCTGTAACTTGTCCTTTAACTAAATAGTCTTGTGCTCCAGCTTGCATAGCTTTGAGAGCAATGGTTTCGTCATCTATCCCCGTCAAAACAATAATTGGCGTTGCTTTGGCTTGATGATGTACTCTATTAAAGGTTTCCAAGCCTTGGCTATCTGGCAATGATAGGTCTAATAAAATGACATCAGAGTTCTGATGCTGCAAATACTCTAAAGCTGGAGCCAAATGATCAATGGGTATTAACTCTACTACAGTGGTGGTAACTTCTCTTAAAAACTCTTGTAATAAAAGGATATCACCAGGATTATCTTCGACTAACAAAACTTTAATATTATCTTGTGCCATTTTGATTACTCCGGTGGCAACTTAACAATGGCAAACCAAAAATTTTCTATGGAACGGACAATTTTCACAAATTGATCAAAATCAACCGGTTTGGTGATGTAACAATTAGCTGATAAGTCATAGGCTTTAAGAACGTCTTCTTCAGCTTGGGATGTCGTCAGGACAACTACAGGAATGCGTTTGAGATTTTGGTCGGCTTTAATTTCTGCCAATACCTCTCGTCCATCTTTCTTGGGTAGGTTTAAATCTAGCAGCACAATATCGGGGTGAGCAGCTTGGGTATATTTATCTTGTTTCCGCAAGAAAGCCATAGCTTCTACCCCATCTTCGACTACATTTAGGTGAATCGAGATTTTGCTATCTTCAAGGGCGATCCTTGTCAGCAGAGCGTCACCTGGATTGTCCTCAACTAACAAAACCTGAATAGGCATAATCGCTGCTTTGGTATTCACGATTGCTAACCTGCTTTATCTGGAATTGTAAAGTAAAAAATCGAGCCTTGACTCGGTTTCGACTCAACCCAGATATTACCGCCGTGGCGTTCGATAATTTTCTTACAAATGGCTAAACCGATTCCAGTACCCGGATATTTACTTCTGGTGTGTAAGCGCTGAAAAATCACGAAGATGCGTTCGGCATATTGCGTTTCTAGGCCTATTCCATTATCGCTTACCCAGAACAACCATTCGTTTTCTGTAAAGGTAAGATTTGCATTTTCTGCATTTGGTTGAGTTGTTCTCTTCATAACGCCGATGTGAATTCGCGGGGGTGTTTCCCCAGAGAATTTAATGGCGTTAGCAATCAGGTTTTGCCAAACTTGGCTCAGTTGGGTAGCATCAGCCATCACCGTCGGTAATAAGTCTTGGGTAATCACGGCGCCACTTTCTTTGATAGCTATTTGCAGGTTAGCGATCGCTGTGGCTAAGACGGTGTTACAGTCAACTAAAGCAAAGGGTTGACCACGGGTACTGACGCGAGAATAATTTAATAAGTCGTTGATCAACCGTTGCATCCGACTAGCGCCATCAACGGCGTAACTGATAAATTCATCAGCGCGCCCGTCTAACTGATTTTTATATCTCCGCTCCAGTAACTGTAAATAACTTGTCACCATTCGCAATGGTTCTTGCAAATCATGGGACGCCACATAAGCAAACTGTTCTAATTCTGCATTCGAGCGGGCGAGTTCTTGACGCTGGCGAGTTTCTTGCTCTAAGAGTTGTGCTTGAGATAAAGCAATGCCAATTTGGTTAGCTAATTGTTGTAATAAGTCTAACTCGAAGTTGTTCCAGTATCGCCCAGATTCACATTGGTGGGCAATCAGCAAGCCCCAAATCCCATCACGCACTAAAATCGGCACAACTAAGTTAGCCTTGACACCAAACTGGGCGAGGAATTGCTGATGACAAGGTTGGATATGTGATTTAGCTACATCAGCGATCGCACTAACTCTACCCTGACGATATTTTTCCATATATTCGTCGCGGAAACACGTGTCGAGGATATTTTTACCGATAACGGCGGGCCAACCTGGTTGTACTGCTTCTTGAACAACTGTACCTGAACCATCAGGCCACAGGCGAAAAATTAACACACGGTCTGCTTGGAGTAGTTTTTTAATCTCTGTAACTGTAGTTTGCAGAATCTCTTCTAGTTGTAATGACTCCCGAATTTTCAAAGTGATTTGTGCGAATAGTTGCGCTCGGTGATTTTGTCGCTTGAGTTCTTCTTGTACTCTGTAACGATGGCTAATATCAGTATGAGAACCTACCATGCGGACAACATTTCCCTCAGCGTTCCATAGCGCCTGTCCCCGATCTAAAATCCATCTATAAGCACCATCTTTGCACCGCAGGCGATACTCACTCACATAAAACGGTGTCTGCTGACTAAAGTGTTGCTGGATAGTTTGCAATACGTCACTCAAATCATCCGGATGAATCCGCTTTAACCATTCATCCAAATCGCTGGAAATTTCATAATCCTCATAACCCAGAATCTCTTTCCAACGAGTGGAAAAAAATACTTGATTAGTAGCGACATTCCAATCCCAAATGCCATCATTGTTACCTTGGAGAGCTAATTGCCAACGCTCTTCGCTCTCTCGTAAAGCTTGGGCTGTGCGCCGCCGTTCGGTGATATCTTGAATATAAACAGATAAACCCTCCCATCCGGGATAAGCGTGAACTTCTAACCAGCGGTCTAGTAGAGGATAATACTCCTCAAATTCTACACTAACCTGTTTTTTTACTGCTTTGTGAGACTCACGATAGGATTTCGTCCCTACCATCTCCGGAAATACTTCCCAGATACTATTCCCCAACAATTCATCCTGGGGTTTTCGCAATACCTTTTGTGCTTGGCTATTAACATAAATGAAGCGCCATTCATGATCTAAGGCAAAAAAAGCATCAGTAATCCTTTCTAAAATATTGCTGATCCGATTTCTCGATGCTTCCACTGCTGTCCGTGTTGCTAGCTCATGACCCATGAGTTCCCCAGTCATCCGCGCCACTTCCACGACATTCCGGCGCAGTTCCAGTTGATCAATCACCAAACGGCTAATTGCTACCAGCGCTTCTACCTGTTGTTGGCTCAATTCCCGTGGTACGCTATCAATCACACACAGAGTTCCGAGTAGATCTCCTTTAGCTGTAATCAAGGGTACACCTGCATAAAACCGCACAAACGGATATGATGTAACTACAGGATTTTGTGCTAATTTTTGATCAGCTAAAGCATCTGGGACAACTACAACGTCCCGCCGTTCTTGGCAAAGATAAGATAAACCCACACTCCGGGGCATTTCTTGTACATCTATGCCTAGTTTAGCTTTAAACCATTGCCGATTTTCATCAATAAAATTTACCAGAGCGATGGGTGTACCACAGATAGATGCAGCCAATCTAGCTAAATTGTTGTAGGCTTCCTCTGGTTCGGTGTCTAGGATTTGGTATTGGCGGAGAGCTTCTAACCTCGCTTCCTCGTTGTTAGTTGATACAGGTTTCATAAATTTTTATTATTTAAATTAAATCGATTTTAAAAATTTTTGTGACACAAGTACAGACTAACGAATAAAGGGTGAAGGATGAAGTATGAAGTATGAAGGGTGAAGGGTGAAGTCTGTAGAGGCTTGACGCAGGCTTAGGATGAGATGAAGAAGCTTGTATGATAAGCCTTTGGGCAATTTGTCATGGGTACTTTATTTCCGCCGTATTTTCCTAGTACGCCAGGGCGCAAATCAAGCAATTGTTAAAAATCGATGAAAGGCTAAATATACAAGTTTACTGGTTTCATACTTCATCCTAGCCTGCGGCAAGCCGCCTTACAGGCGTCTACAAACTTCATCCTTTCTGTACTAGCCCTAATAAGAAATCCAAAATAACTTTCAATAAAATTTATTTATATTCATCGAATAATCCTTGACATTTTGTCCCTTACCAGCGATAAAGGTCAGACAATGCAGTTTCTGTACCAAAAGTAGAGATTTGCAGTTAAAGGAACTATTGTTGATGGCGATGGAGGTAATAATATTGCCTTGTTCGCCCAAAACAACGAACGGGGAATCATTGTCGGGAATGCCTGTACCCAGTTACTCCAGTAGCACAATGAGTATCCCCCAAACTATCACTGCGTAGCACAAAATTTATGTGCGGGCGGAATTCTGGCTGGATGTAAAGTATATTGGAATTCTAAACATGATTAGCTATTTGAAAGGTCTTGTTGCTGGTATTCAAACCATTAGCAGTAATCGGGTGATTCTGACCTTAGAGGTCAACGGCATGGGGTATGATTTGCAAATTCCCCAACGCCTTTGTCAGCAAATTCCAGATTCAGGGGGAGTTGTGCAAATTTTTACTCACTATCAAATCCGGGAAGAAGTACCCCTACTTTATGGTTTTGCGTCCCCAGCGGAAAGAGATTTATTTCGCCATCTCCTGAGTGTCAGCGGTATCGGCGCAGCTCTGGCGATCGCCCTACTCGATACTTTAGAATTACCAGATTTAGTGCAAGCCATCATCGCCGCCAATACACAAATCCTCATTCAAGCCCCTGGCGTTGGTAAAAAGACTGCAGAACGTATCTGTTTAGAACTGAAAAGCAAATTAATCGAGTGGCGCAAATCAGCAGGTTTCTTCGTCGCTACAGGTGGCCCCGCACCAGGAATCCTCGAAGAAGTACAAATGACTCTATTTGCTTTGGGGTATACTGCCCATGAAGTCAGCCACACTCTACATGTAGTCAGCGAAGACATTGGACTATCCAAAGATGCCTATGTGGAAGATTGGATTAAACAAGCGATTACCCACCTGAGCGCTAGCGAACACGTTGGTTCAGAAGGGGGTAGGGTGTAGGGTGTAGGGAACCCACGTTTACTCATCCCCAACCATACTCATTTGAGTCCAAACCACACCACCGAGGGATTGCAAGTCATTCCCA is a genomic window of Fortiea contorta PCC 7126 containing:
- a CDS encoding GAF domain-containing protein — its product is MKPVSTNNEEARLEALRQYQILDTEPEEAYNNLARLAASICGTPIALVNFIDENRQWFKAKLGIDVQEMPRSVGLSYLCQERRDVVVVPDALADQKLAQNPVVTSYPFVRFYAGVPLITAKGDLLGTLCVIDSVPRELSQQQVEALVAISRLVIDQLELRRNVVEVARMTGELMGHELATRTAVEASRNRISNILERITDAFFALDHEWRFIYVNSQAQKVLRKPQDELLGNSIWEVFPEMVGTKSYRESHKAVKKQVSVEFEEYYPLLDRWLEVHAYPGWEGLSVYIQDITERRRTAQALRESEERWQLALQGNNDGIWDWNVATNQVFFSTRWKEILGYEDYEISSDLDEWLKRIHPDDLSDVLQTIQQHFSQQTPFYVSEYRLRCKDGAYRWILDRGQALWNAEGNVVRMVGSHTDISHRYRVQEELKRQNHRAQLFAQITLKIRESLQLEEILQTTVTEIKKLLQADRVLIFRLWPDGSGTVVQEAVQPGWPAVIGKNILDTCFRDEYMEKYRQGRVSAIADVAKSHIQPCHQQFLAQFGVKANLVVPILVRDGIWGLLIAHQCESGRYWNNFELDLLQQLANQIGIALSQAQLLEQETRQRQELARSNAELEQFAYVASHDLQEPLRMVTSYLQLLERRYKNQLDGRADEFISYAVDGASRMQRLINDLLNYSRVSTRGQPFALVDCNTVLATAIANLQIAIKESGAVITQDLLPTVMADATQLSQVWQNLIANAIKFSGETPPRIHIGVMKRTTQPNAENANLTFTENEWLFWVSDNGIGLETQYAERIFVIFQRLHTRSKYPGTGIGLAICKKIIERHGGNIWVESKPSQGSIFYFTIPDKAG
- the ruvA gene encoding Holliday junction branch migration protein RuvA, whose protein sequence is MISYLKGLVAGIQTISSNRVILTLEVNGMGYDLQIPQRLCQQIPDSGGVVQIFTHYQIREEVPLLYGFASPAERDLFRHLLSVSGIGAALAIALLDTLELPDLVQAIIAANTQILIQAPGVGKKTAERICLELKSKLIEWRKSAGFFVATGGPAPGILEEVQMTLFALGYTAHEVSHTLHVVSEDIGLSKDAYVEDWIKQAITHLSASEHVGSEGGRV
- a CDS encoding response regulator — encoded protein: MPIQVLLVEDNPGDALLTRIALEDSKISIHLNVVEDGVEAMAFLRKQDKYTQAAHPDIVLLDLNLPKKDGREVLAEIKADQNLKRIPVVVLTTSQAEEDVLKAYDLSANCYITKPVDFDQFVKIVRSIENFWFAIVKLPPE
- a CDS encoding response regulator translates to MAQDNIKVLLVEDNPGDILLLQEFLREVTTTVVELIPIDHLAPALEYLQHQNSDVILLDLSLPDSQGLETFNRVHHQAKATPIIVLTGIDDETIALKAMQAGAQDYLVKGQVTGDLLVRSMRYAIERQRGEMALRQSEERFRVALKSSPIFVFNQDAELRYTWIYNPGFGLKAEEMLGKTDWELLPVEDAQRLTVIKLGVLNSGVGTRDEVSITTIQGLRYYDLTVEPLRNESQAVVGITCACIDISDVYHELNLRKLAEAKILEQAALLDFTTDAILVRDLNNHILFWNKAAQNLYGWQTLEAMGKNASELLFKEQAPPEIEAAFFTVLNKGKWQGELAKVTKGGAEILVSSRWSLVRDEQGQPKSILTVDTDITEKKSLEAQLFRAQRLESIGTLASGIAHDLNNILTPILAGAQLLPLKFPDADERTMHLLEILEINAKRGADLVKQVLSFARGVEGRRINLQVKHLIVEIGKILKETFPKSIQVSTDLQQNLWMVAGDSTQLHQVLMNLCVNARDAMPYGGALRISAKNLFIDENYARMNLEANVGPYIVIDVADNGVGIPEEVLERIFEPFFTTKEVGQGTGLGLSTVIGIIKSHGGFVNVHSEVGVGTHFKVFLPAVEGAETFALEDLTACNGHGELILVVDDEPAVQDITKTSLETYNYKTIIANDGVEAIAIYAKNTEQISAVLMDMMLPLLDGLTAIRTLKKINPQVKIIASSGLMSNDKLEAIAANGVTTLLSKPYTINELLLTLQRVLN
- a CDS encoding bifunctional serine/threonine-protein kinase/formylglycine-generating enzyme family protein, whose protein sequence is MTTLAGRYEIIGQLGGRGFAITFLAKDHLQSNKPVCVVKQLHPHQLHPRIVDLFAREVTILEHLGQHSQIPQLWAHFSENQYLYIVQEFIPGHDLSQEILPTKQSSEEFVVELLRDVLEVLCFVHSQGVIHGDIKPRNLMRRYKDGKICLIDFATVREIASLMVDARGEFISSAVMGTPGYTPNEQKQGKHCLSSDIYALGITAIQALTGIKPVKFTKDYGGEIIWRNQVDISPYLVDAIAKMVRSHPSLRYPDAMAALQDLNSQSSPKTQLSRRTALKAASFVGAGLAASVLVQKIFQLPTTQSTAPLFFAPKFEKKPPQINATDVSQQQSFLKTFAFETVTVDQWGRIIAQESHQRRFFAEDLGKDLILEMVEIPGGEFVMGSSPQESDRRRDEGPQHTVTIQPFYMSKFLITQKHYQALMNSNPSGFIGALKPVERVSWNDARAFCAQLSRQTGKSYQLPTEAQWEYACRAGTTTPFYFGATITSALGNYDANFTYGLAHKGNYHQETTDVGSFPPNAFGLYDMHGLVWEWCQDAYFPNYNQASGDGSARKSDRSRYHLLRGGSWGDQPGACRSASRIRYPQNFKSLLHGFRVVLTSPVSS
- a CDS encoding HAD family hydrolase is translated as MVDGDGGNNIALFAQNNERGIIVGNACTQLLQ